From Desmodus rotundus isolate HL8 chromosome 10, HLdesRot8A.1, whole genome shotgun sequence, one genomic window encodes:
- the PPFIA4 gene encoding liprin-alpha-4 isoform X4, with translation MCEVMPTINEGDPLGPPHGADADANFEQLMVNMLDEREKLLESLRESQETLAATQGQLQDALHERDQLQRHLNSALPQEFATLTRELSLCREQLLEREEEISELKAERNNTRLLLEHLECLVSRHERSLRMTVVKRQAQSPSGVSSEVEVLKALKSLFEHHKALDEKVRERLRAALQRVSTLEEQLAGAHQQVSALQQVAGVRDGAAEEEGPVELGLKRLWKDDAVRLEELQELLEKQNLELGQARERLATLTAAVAELEEDLGTARRDLIKSEERSSKHQRDLREALAQKEDMEERITTLEKRYLAAQREATSIHDLNDKLESELASKESLHRQCEEKARHLQELLEVAEQKLQQTLRRAETLPEVEAELAQRIAALTKAEERHGNIEEHLRQLEGQLEEKNQELARVRQREKMNEDHNKRLSDTVDRLLSESNERLQLHLKERMAALEEKNSLMQELESSQRQIEEQQNHKGRLSEEIEKLRQEVDQLKSHGGPFVDGVHPRSHTGSAVDLRLSLSTAPPGLRRRYSLREEPAKDWDLCPLPGVRAPAAAPAFDSDPEVSDVDEEGPRGPTGPTDTVSPGSRSDAQTLALMLQEQLDAIDEEIRMIQEEKECTQLRAEELETRVTSGSMEALDLPQLHRRGPIPTSLTALSLASGSPAVIGHTTPTGTSRSAAQDLDRMGVMTLPSDLRKHRRKLQPPVSREQNREDKATIKCETSPPSSPRMLRLEKLGHPALSQEEGKSAAGDPGSNPSSSNSSQDSLHKGAKRKGIKSSIGRLFGKKEKGRLTQLSRNGAAGHGLLTDSELGLQEPLVPAKLGTQAEKDRRLKKKHQLLEDARRKGTPFAQWDGPTVVSWLELWVGMPAWYVAACRANVKSGAIMSALSDTEIQREIGISNALHRLKLRLAIQEMVSLTSPSAPPTSRTSSGNVWVTHEEMETLATSTKTTLAYGDMNHEWIGNEWLPSLGLPQYRSHFMECLVDARMLDHLTKKDLRVHLKMVDSFHRTSLQYGIMCLKRLNYDRKELERRREESQHEIKDVLVWTNEQVVRWVRSIGLRDYAGSLQESGVHGALLALDENFDHSALALALQIPTQNTQARQVMEREFSNLLALGTDRRLDDGEDKVFRRAPSWRKRFRPRDLPSGMLGVPTLGALQPPPAPPKKVTPEAHSHYLYGHMLSAFRD, from the exons ATGTGTGAAGTGATGCCCACCATCAATGAGGGAGACCCTCTGGGGCCCCCCCATGGCGCAGACGCCGACGCCAACTTTGAGCAGCTGATGGTGAACATGCTGGACGAGCGGGAGAAGCTGCTGGAGTCCCTCCGCGAGAGTCAGGAGACCTTGGCGGCCACGCAGGGCCAGCTCCAGGATGCCCTTCATGAGCGCGACCAGCTGCAGCGCCACCTGAACTCTGCTCTCCCCCAG GAATTTGCCACCCTAACCCGGGAGCTGAGCCTGTGTCGGGAGCAGCTTCTAGAGCGAGAGGAAGAGATATCAGAGCTGAAAGCAGAGCGGAACAACACGAGG ctTCTCCTGGAGCACCTGGAGTGCCTGGTGTCCCGCCATGAGCGCTCACTGCGGATGACTGTGGTGAAGCGCCAGGCCCAGTCACCGTCAGGGGTCTCCAGTGAGGTGGAGGTGCTGAAGGCCCTCAAGTCGCTGTTCGAGCACCACAAGGCCCTGGATGAGAAG GTGCGAGAGCGGCTGCGGGCGGCCCTGCAGCGAGTCTCCACCTTGGAGGAGCAGCTGGCAGGTGCCCACCAGCAG GTGTCTGCCCTGCAGCAGGTGGCAGGGGTTCGGGATGGAGcggcagaggaggaggggcctGTGGAGCTGGGACTGAAGCGCCTGTGGAAG GATGACGCAGTTCGGCTGGAGGAGCTGCAGGAGCTGCTAGAGAAGCAAAACCTGGAGCTGGGCCAGGCCCGGGAGCGGCTGGCCACCCTGACAGCAGCGGTGGCCGAGCTGGAGGAGGACCTGGGCACAGCCCGCCGGGACCTCATCAAGTCGGAGGAGCGGAGCAGCAAGCATCAGCGGGACCTGCGGGAG GCTCTGGCCCAGAAGGAGGACATGGAGGAGCGAATCACCACACTGGAGAAGCGCTACCTGGCTGCTCAGCGTGAGGCCACGTCCATTCATGACCTCAATGACAAACTGGAGAGTGAGCTGGCCAGCAAGGAGTCCCTGCACCGTCAG TGTGAGGAGAAGGCGCGACACCTGCAGGAGCTGCTGGAGGTGGCCGAGCAGAagctgcagcagaccctgcggagGGCGGAGACGCTGCCAGAGGTGGAGGCCGAGCTGGCTCAGAGGATCGCGGCCCTCACCAAG GCCGAGGAACGGCATGGCAACATCGAGGAGCACCTGCGGCAGCTGGAGGGCCAGCTGGAGGAGAAGAACCAGGAGCTGGCAAGG GTGCGCCAGCGGGAGAAGATGAACGAGGACCACAACAAGAGGCTGTCAGACACTGTGGACCGGCTGCTGAGCGAGTCGAACGAACGCCTGCAGCTCCACCTCAAGGAGCGCATGGCGGCTCTGGAGGAGAAG AACTCGCTGATGCAGGAGCTGGAGAGCTCCCAGCGGCAGATCGAGGAGCAGCAGAACCACAAG ggccGCCTGTCCGAGGAGATTGAGAAGCTGCGCCAAGAGGTGGACCAGCTGAAGAGTCACGGGGGGCCATTTGTGGATGGCGTCCACCCCAG GTCGCACACGGGCAGCGCTGTGGACCTGCGGCTCTCCCTGAGCACAGCACCCCCCGGCCTGCGGCGCCGCTACTCACTGCGGGAGGAGCCTGCCaag GACTGGGATCTGTGTCCGCTGCCAGGCGTGCGGGCCCCCGCGGCTGCCCCTGCCTTCGACAGTGACCCTGAGGTCTCCGATGTAGATGAGGAGGGCCCCAGGGGTCCAACGGGCCCCACGGACACTGTCTCCCCTGGCAGCCGCTCTGACGCACAGACCCTGGCCCTGATGCTACAGGAGCAGCTCGACGCCATCGACGAGGAGATCAG GATGATCCAGGAGGAGAAGGAGTGCACGCAGCTCCGCGCTGAGGAGCTTGAGACGCGAGTGACCAGCGGCAGCATGGAGGCCCTCGACCTGCCCCAGCTGCACAGGCGtggccccatccccacctctctgaCAGCCCTGTCCCTGGCCAGTGGGTCCCCTGCAGTCATCGGCCACACCACACCTACGGGAACCTCCCGCAGTGCTGCCCAGGACCTGGACCGAATGGGGGTCATGACCTTG ccCAGTGACTTGAGGAAGCACAGGAGGAAGCTGCAG CCACCAGTGTCTCGGGAACAGAACCGAGAGGATAAAGCCACCATAAAATGTGAgacttctcctccttcctcacccAGGATGCTGCGGCTTGAGAAGCTCGGCCACCCAGCCCTGAGCCAGGAGGAAGGCAAGAG TGCTGCGGGGGACCCAGGCAGCAAccccagcagcagcaacagcagccagGACTCCCTGCACAAAGGCGCCAAGCGCAAGGGCATCAAGTCGTCCATCGGCCGCCTGTtcgggaagaaggagaagggccGGCTGACCCAGCTGAGCCGCAACGGAGCCGCAGGCCACG GCCTACTAACAGACTCCGAGCTTGGGCTGCAGGAGCCCCTCGTGCCTGCCaagctggggacccaggcagAGAAGGACCGGCGGCTGAAGAAGAA ACACCAGCTGCTTGAAGATGCCCGCAGGAAGGGGACACCCTTCGCCCAGTGGGACGGCCCCACGGTGGTCTCCTGGCTGGAG CTCTGGGTAGGCATGCCAGCCTGGTACGTGGCGGCCTGCCGGGCCAACGTCAAGAGCGGCGCCATCATGTCAGCGCTGTCGGACACGGAGATCCAGCGGGAGATCGGCATCAGCAACGCCCTGCATCGGCTCAAGCTGCGGCTGGCCATCCAGGAGATGGTGTCGCTGACCAGCCCCTCTGCTCCGCCCACCTCCAGGACC TCCTCCGGAAATGTCTGGGTCACCCATGAAGAGATGGAGACTCTGGCAACATCCACTAAGACA aCGCTGGCCTACGGGGACATGAACCATGAGTGGATCGGGAACGAGtggctgcccagcctggggctACCCCAGTACCGCAGCCACTTCATGGAGTGCCTGGTGGACGCACGCATGCTGGACCACCTGACCAAGAAGGACCTGCGGGTGCACCTGAAGATGGTGGACAGCTTCCACCG AACCAGCCTTCAGTACGGCATCATGTGTCTGAAGAGGCTCAATTATGACCGGAAGGAACTGGAGAGGAGGCGGGAGGAGAGCCAGCACGAGATCAAGG ATGTGCTGGTCTGGACCAACGAGCAGGTGGTGCGCTGGGTCCGGTCCATCGGGCTGCGGGACTACGCGGGCAGCCTGCAGGAGAGCGGTGTGCACGGCGCCCTGCTGGCCCTGGATGAGAACTTCGACCACAGCGCGCTGGCCCTGGCACTGCAGATCCCCACGCAGAACACCCAG
- the PPFIA4 gene encoding liprin-alpha-4 isoform X3, which yields MCEVMPTINEGDPLGPPHGADADANFEQLMVNMLDEREKLLESLRESQETLAATQGQLQDALHERDQLQRHLNSALPQEFATLTRELSLCREQLLEREEEISELKAERNNTRLLLEHLECLVSRHERSLRMTVVKRQAQSPSGVSSEVEVLKALKSLFEHHKALDEKVRERLRAALQRVSTLEEQLAGAHQQVSALQQVAGVRDGAAEEEGPVELGLKRLWKDDAVRLEELQELLEKQNLELGQARERLATLTAAVAELEEDLGTARRDLIKSEERSSKHQRDLREALAQKEDMEERITTLEKRYLAAQREATSIHDLNDKLESELASKESLHRQCEEKARHLQELLEVAEQKLQQTLRRAETLPEVEAELAQRIAALTKAEERHGNIEEHLRQLEGQLEEKNQELARVRQREKMNEDHNKRLSDTVDRLLSESNERLQLHLKERMAALEEKNSLMQELESSQRQIEEQQNHKGRLSEEIEKLRQEVDQLKSHGGPFVDGVHPRSHTGSAVDLRLSLSTAPPGLRRRYSLREEPAKDWDLCPLPGVRAPAAAPAFDSDPEVSDVDEEGPRGPTGPTDTVSPGSRSDAQTLALMLQEQLDAIDEEIRMIQEEKECTQLRAEELETRVTSGSMEALDLPQLHRRGPIPTSLTALSLASGSPAVIGHTTPTGTSRSAAQDLDRMGVMTLPSDLRKHRRKLQPPVSREQNREDKATIKCETSPPSSPRMLRLEKLGHPALSQEEGKSAAGDPGSNPSSSNSSQDSLHKGAKRKGIKSSIGRLFGKKEKGRLTQLSRNGAAGHGLLTDSELGLQEPLVPAKLGTQAEKDRRLKKKHQLLEDARRKGTPFAQWDGPTVVSWLELWVGMPAWYVAACRANVKSGAIMSALSDTEIQREIGISNALHRLKLRLAIQEMVSLTSPSAPPTSRTSSGNVWVTHEEMETLATSTKTTLAYGDMNHEWIGNEWLPSLGLPQYRSHFMECLVDARMLDHLTKKDLRVHLKMVDSFHRTSLQYGIMCLKRLNYDRKELERRREESQHEIKDVLVWTNEQVVRWVRSIGLRDYAGSLQESGVHGALLALDENFDHSALALALQIPTQNTQARQVMEREFSNLLALGTDRRLDDGEDKVFRRAPSWRKRFRPRDLPSGMLGVPTLGALQPPPAPPKKVTPEAGMAGAQRPETSTVRTYSC from the exons ATGTGTGAAGTGATGCCCACCATCAATGAGGGAGACCCTCTGGGGCCCCCCCATGGCGCAGACGCCGACGCCAACTTTGAGCAGCTGATGGTGAACATGCTGGACGAGCGGGAGAAGCTGCTGGAGTCCCTCCGCGAGAGTCAGGAGACCTTGGCGGCCACGCAGGGCCAGCTCCAGGATGCCCTTCATGAGCGCGACCAGCTGCAGCGCCACCTGAACTCTGCTCTCCCCCAG GAATTTGCCACCCTAACCCGGGAGCTGAGCCTGTGTCGGGAGCAGCTTCTAGAGCGAGAGGAAGAGATATCAGAGCTGAAAGCAGAGCGGAACAACACGAGG ctTCTCCTGGAGCACCTGGAGTGCCTGGTGTCCCGCCATGAGCGCTCACTGCGGATGACTGTGGTGAAGCGCCAGGCCCAGTCACCGTCAGGGGTCTCCAGTGAGGTGGAGGTGCTGAAGGCCCTCAAGTCGCTGTTCGAGCACCACAAGGCCCTGGATGAGAAG GTGCGAGAGCGGCTGCGGGCGGCCCTGCAGCGAGTCTCCACCTTGGAGGAGCAGCTGGCAGGTGCCCACCAGCAG GTGTCTGCCCTGCAGCAGGTGGCAGGGGTTCGGGATGGAGcggcagaggaggaggggcctGTGGAGCTGGGACTGAAGCGCCTGTGGAAG GATGACGCAGTTCGGCTGGAGGAGCTGCAGGAGCTGCTAGAGAAGCAAAACCTGGAGCTGGGCCAGGCCCGGGAGCGGCTGGCCACCCTGACAGCAGCGGTGGCCGAGCTGGAGGAGGACCTGGGCACAGCCCGCCGGGACCTCATCAAGTCGGAGGAGCGGAGCAGCAAGCATCAGCGGGACCTGCGGGAG GCTCTGGCCCAGAAGGAGGACATGGAGGAGCGAATCACCACACTGGAGAAGCGCTACCTGGCTGCTCAGCGTGAGGCCACGTCCATTCATGACCTCAATGACAAACTGGAGAGTGAGCTGGCCAGCAAGGAGTCCCTGCACCGTCAG TGTGAGGAGAAGGCGCGACACCTGCAGGAGCTGCTGGAGGTGGCCGAGCAGAagctgcagcagaccctgcggagGGCGGAGACGCTGCCAGAGGTGGAGGCCGAGCTGGCTCAGAGGATCGCGGCCCTCACCAAG GCCGAGGAACGGCATGGCAACATCGAGGAGCACCTGCGGCAGCTGGAGGGCCAGCTGGAGGAGAAGAACCAGGAGCTGGCAAGG GTGCGCCAGCGGGAGAAGATGAACGAGGACCACAACAAGAGGCTGTCAGACACTGTGGACCGGCTGCTGAGCGAGTCGAACGAACGCCTGCAGCTCCACCTCAAGGAGCGCATGGCGGCTCTGGAGGAGAAG AACTCGCTGATGCAGGAGCTGGAGAGCTCCCAGCGGCAGATCGAGGAGCAGCAGAACCACAAG ggccGCCTGTCCGAGGAGATTGAGAAGCTGCGCCAAGAGGTGGACCAGCTGAAGAGTCACGGGGGGCCATTTGTGGATGGCGTCCACCCCAG GTCGCACACGGGCAGCGCTGTGGACCTGCGGCTCTCCCTGAGCACAGCACCCCCCGGCCTGCGGCGCCGCTACTCACTGCGGGAGGAGCCTGCCaag GACTGGGATCTGTGTCCGCTGCCAGGCGTGCGGGCCCCCGCGGCTGCCCCTGCCTTCGACAGTGACCCTGAGGTCTCCGATGTAGATGAGGAGGGCCCCAGGGGTCCAACGGGCCCCACGGACACTGTCTCCCCTGGCAGCCGCTCTGACGCACAGACCCTGGCCCTGATGCTACAGGAGCAGCTCGACGCCATCGACGAGGAGATCAG GATGATCCAGGAGGAGAAGGAGTGCACGCAGCTCCGCGCTGAGGAGCTTGAGACGCGAGTGACCAGCGGCAGCATGGAGGCCCTCGACCTGCCCCAGCTGCACAGGCGtggccccatccccacctctctgaCAGCCCTGTCCCTGGCCAGTGGGTCCCCTGCAGTCATCGGCCACACCACACCTACGGGAACCTCCCGCAGTGCTGCCCAGGACCTGGACCGAATGGGGGTCATGACCTTG ccCAGTGACTTGAGGAAGCACAGGAGGAAGCTGCAG CCACCAGTGTCTCGGGAACAGAACCGAGAGGATAAAGCCACCATAAAATGTGAgacttctcctccttcctcacccAGGATGCTGCGGCTTGAGAAGCTCGGCCACCCAGCCCTGAGCCAGGAGGAAGGCAAGAG TGCTGCGGGGGACCCAGGCAGCAAccccagcagcagcaacagcagccagGACTCCCTGCACAAAGGCGCCAAGCGCAAGGGCATCAAGTCGTCCATCGGCCGCCTGTtcgggaagaaggagaagggccGGCTGACCCAGCTGAGCCGCAACGGAGCCGCAGGCCACG GCCTACTAACAGACTCCGAGCTTGGGCTGCAGGAGCCCCTCGTGCCTGCCaagctggggacccaggcagAGAAGGACCGGCGGCTGAAGAAGAA ACACCAGCTGCTTGAAGATGCCCGCAGGAAGGGGACACCCTTCGCCCAGTGGGACGGCCCCACGGTGGTCTCCTGGCTGGAG CTCTGGGTAGGCATGCCAGCCTGGTACGTGGCGGCCTGCCGGGCCAACGTCAAGAGCGGCGCCATCATGTCAGCGCTGTCGGACACGGAGATCCAGCGGGAGATCGGCATCAGCAACGCCCTGCATCGGCTCAAGCTGCGGCTGGCCATCCAGGAGATGGTGTCGCTGACCAGCCCCTCTGCTCCGCCCACCTCCAGGACC TCCTCCGGAAATGTCTGGGTCACCCATGAAGAGATGGAGACTCTGGCAACATCCACTAAGACA aCGCTGGCCTACGGGGACATGAACCATGAGTGGATCGGGAACGAGtggctgcccagcctggggctACCCCAGTACCGCAGCCACTTCATGGAGTGCCTGGTGGACGCACGCATGCTGGACCACCTGACCAAGAAGGACCTGCGGGTGCACCTGAAGATGGTGGACAGCTTCCACCG AACCAGCCTTCAGTACGGCATCATGTGTCTGAAGAGGCTCAATTATGACCGGAAGGAACTGGAGAGGAGGCGGGAGGAGAGCCAGCACGAGATCAAGG ATGTGCTGGTCTGGACCAACGAGCAGGTGGTGCGCTGGGTCCGGTCCATCGGGCTGCGGGACTACGCGGGCAGCCTGCAGGAGAGCGGTGTGCACGGCGCCCTGCTGGCCCTGGATGAGAACTTCGACCACAGCGCGCTGGCCCTGGCACTGCAGATCCCCACGCAGAACACCCAG
- the PPFIA4 gene encoding liprin-alpha-4 isoform X2 yields the protein MCEVMPTINEGDPLGPPHGADADANFEQLMVNMLDEREKLLESLRESQETLAATQGQLQDALHERDQLQRHLNSALPQEFATLTRELSLCREQLLEREEEISELKAERNNTRLLLEHLECLVSRHERSLRMTVVKRQAQSPSGVSSEVEVLKALKSLFEHHKALDEKVRERLRAALQRVSTLEEQLAGAHQQVSALQQVAGVRDGAAEEEGPVELGLKRLWKDDAVRLEELQELLEKQNLELGQARERLATLTAAVAELEEDLGTARRDLIKSEERSSKHQRDLREALAQKEDMEERITTLEKRYLAAQREATSIHDLNDKLESELASKESLHRQCEEKARHLQELLEVAEQKLQQTLRRAETLPEVEAELAQRIAALTKAEERHGNIEEHLRQLEGQLEEKNQELARVRQREKMNEDHNKRLSDTVDRLLSESNERLQLHLKERMAALEEKNSLMQELESSQRQIEEQQNHKGRLSEEIEKLRQEVDQLKSHGGPFVDGVHPRSHTGSAVDLRLSLSTAPPGLRRRYSLREEPAKDWDLCPLPGVRAPAAAPAFDSDPEVSDVDEEGPRGPTGPTDTVSPGSRSDAQTLALMLQEQLDAIDEEIRMIQEEKECTQLRAEELETRVTSGSMEALDLPQLHRRGPIPTSLTALSLASGSPAVIGHTTPTGTSRSAAQDLDRMGVMTLPSDLRKHRRKLQPPVSREQNREDKATIKCETSPPSSPRMLRLEKLGHPALSQEEGKSAAGDPGSNPSSSNSSQDSLHKGAKRKGIKSSIGRLFGKKEKGRLTQLSRNGAAGHGLLTDSELGLQEPLVPAKLGTQAEKDRRLKKKHQLLEDARRKGTPFAQWDGPTVVSWLELWVGMPAWYVAACRANVKSGAIMSALSDTEIQREIGISNALHRLKLRLAIQEMVSLTSPSAPPTSRTSSGNVWVTHEEMETLATSTKTDSEEGSWAQTLAYGDMNHEWIGNEWLPSLGLPQYRSHFMECLVDARMLDHLTKKDLRVHLKMVDSFHRTSLQYGIMCLKRLNYDRKELERRREESQHEIKDVLVWTNEQVVRWVRSIGLRDYAGSLQESGVHGALLALDENFDHSALALALQIPTQNTQARQVMEREFSNLLALGTDRRLDDGEDKVFRRAPSWRKRFRPRDLPSGMLGVPTLGALQPPPAPPKKVTPEAHSHYLYGHMLSAFRD from the exons ATGTGTGAAGTGATGCCCACCATCAATGAGGGAGACCCTCTGGGGCCCCCCCATGGCGCAGACGCCGACGCCAACTTTGAGCAGCTGATGGTGAACATGCTGGACGAGCGGGAGAAGCTGCTGGAGTCCCTCCGCGAGAGTCAGGAGACCTTGGCGGCCACGCAGGGCCAGCTCCAGGATGCCCTTCATGAGCGCGACCAGCTGCAGCGCCACCTGAACTCTGCTCTCCCCCAG GAATTTGCCACCCTAACCCGGGAGCTGAGCCTGTGTCGGGAGCAGCTTCTAGAGCGAGAGGAAGAGATATCAGAGCTGAAAGCAGAGCGGAACAACACGAGG ctTCTCCTGGAGCACCTGGAGTGCCTGGTGTCCCGCCATGAGCGCTCACTGCGGATGACTGTGGTGAAGCGCCAGGCCCAGTCACCGTCAGGGGTCTCCAGTGAGGTGGAGGTGCTGAAGGCCCTCAAGTCGCTGTTCGAGCACCACAAGGCCCTGGATGAGAAG GTGCGAGAGCGGCTGCGGGCGGCCCTGCAGCGAGTCTCCACCTTGGAGGAGCAGCTGGCAGGTGCCCACCAGCAG GTGTCTGCCCTGCAGCAGGTGGCAGGGGTTCGGGATGGAGcggcagaggaggaggggcctGTGGAGCTGGGACTGAAGCGCCTGTGGAAG GATGACGCAGTTCGGCTGGAGGAGCTGCAGGAGCTGCTAGAGAAGCAAAACCTGGAGCTGGGCCAGGCCCGGGAGCGGCTGGCCACCCTGACAGCAGCGGTGGCCGAGCTGGAGGAGGACCTGGGCACAGCCCGCCGGGACCTCATCAAGTCGGAGGAGCGGAGCAGCAAGCATCAGCGGGACCTGCGGGAG GCTCTGGCCCAGAAGGAGGACATGGAGGAGCGAATCACCACACTGGAGAAGCGCTACCTGGCTGCTCAGCGTGAGGCCACGTCCATTCATGACCTCAATGACAAACTGGAGAGTGAGCTGGCCAGCAAGGAGTCCCTGCACCGTCAG TGTGAGGAGAAGGCGCGACACCTGCAGGAGCTGCTGGAGGTGGCCGAGCAGAagctgcagcagaccctgcggagGGCGGAGACGCTGCCAGAGGTGGAGGCCGAGCTGGCTCAGAGGATCGCGGCCCTCACCAAG GCCGAGGAACGGCATGGCAACATCGAGGAGCACCTGCGGCAGCTGGAGGGCCAGCTGGAGGAGAAGAACCAGGAGCTGGCAAGG GTGCGCCAGCGGGAGAAGATGAACGAGGACCACAACAAGAGGCTGTCAGACACTGTGGACCGGCTGCTGAGCGAGTCGAACGAACGCCTGCAGCTCCACCTCAAGGAGCGCATGGCGGCTCTGGAGGAGAAG AACTCGCTGATGCAGGAGCTGGAGAGCTCCCAGCGGCAGATCGAGGAGCAGCAGAACCACAAG ggccGCCTGTCCGAGGAGATTGAGAAGCTGCGCCAAGAGGTGGACCAGCTGAAGAGTCACGGGGGGCCATTTGTGGATGGCGTCCACCCCAG GTCGCACACGGGCAGCGCTGTGGACCTGCGGCTCTCCCTGAGCACAGCACCCCCCGGCCTGCGGCGCCGCTACTCACTGCGGGAGGAGCCTGCCaag GACTGGGATCTGTGTCCGCTGCCAGGCGTGCGGGCCCCCGCGGCTGCCCCTGCCTTCGACAGTGACCCTGAGGTCTCCGATGTAGATGAGGAGGGCCCCAGGGGTCCAACGGGCCCCACGGACACTGTCTCCCCTGGCAGCCGCTCTGACGCACAGACCCTGGCCCTGATGCTACAGGAGCAGCTCGACGCCATCGACGAGGAGATCAG GATGATCCAGGAGGAGAAGGAGTGCACGCAGCTCCGCGCTGAGGAGCTTGAGACGCGAGTGACCAGCGGCAGCATGGAGGCCCTCGACCTGCCCCAGCTGCACAGGCGtggccccatccccacctctctgaCAGCCCTGTCCCTGGCCAGTGGGTCCCCTGCAGTCATCGGCCACACCACACCTACGGGAACCTCCCGCAGTGCTGCCCAGGACCTGGACCGAATGGGGGTCATGACCTTG ccCAGTGACTTGAGGAAGCACAGGAGGAAGCTGCAG CCACCAGTGTCTCGGGAACAGAACCGAGAGGATAAAGCCACCATAAAATGTGAgacttctcctccttcctcacccAGGATGCTGCGGCTTGAGAAGCTCGGCCACCCAGCCCTGAGCCAGGAGGAAGGCAAGAG TGCTGCGGGGGACCCAGGCAGCAAccccagcagcagcaacagcagccagGACTCCCTGCACAAAGGCGCCAAGCGCAAGGGCATCAAGTCGTCCATCGGCCGCCTGTtcgggaagaaggagaagggccGGCTGACCCAGCTGAGCCGCAACGGAGCCGCAGGCCACG GCCTACTAACAGACTCCGAGCTTGGGCTGCAGGAGCCCCTCGTGCCTGCCaagctggggacccaggcagAGAAGGACCGGCGGCTGAAGAAGAA ACACCAGCTGCTTGAAGATGCCCGCAGGAAGGGGACACCCTTCGCCCAGTGGGACGGCCCCACGGTGGTCTCCTGGCTGGAG CTCTGGGTAGGCATGCCAGCCTGGTACGTGGCGGCCTGCCGGGCCAACGTCAAGAGCGGCGCCATCATGTCAGCGCTGTCGGACACGGAGATCCAGCGGGAGATCGGCATCAGCAACGCCCTGCATCGGCTCAAGCTGCGGCTGGCCATCCAGGAGATGGTGTCGCTGACCAGCCCCTCTGCTCCGCCCACCTCCAGGACC TCCTCCGGAAATGTCTGGGTCACCCATGAAGAGATGGAGACTCTGGCAACATCCACTAAGACA GACAGTGAGGAGGGCAGCTGGGCTCAG aCGCTGGCCTACGGGGACATGAACCATGAGTGGATCGGGAACGAGtggctgcccagcctggggctACCCCAGTACCGCAGCCACTTCATGGAGTGCCTGGTGGACGCACGCATGCTGGACCACCTGACCAAGAAGGACCTGCGGGTGCACCTGAAGATGGTGGACAGCTTCCACCG AACCAGCCTTCAGTACGGCATCATGTGTCTGAAGAGGCTCAATTATGACCGGAAGGAACTGGAGAGGAGGCGGGAGGAGAGCCAGCACGAGATCAAGG ATGTGCTGGTCTGGACCAACGAGCAGGTGGTGCGCTGGGTCCGGTCCATCGGGCTGCGGGACTACGCGGGCAGCCTGCAGGAGAGCGGTGTGCACGGCGCCCTGCTGGCCCTGGATGAGAACTTCGACCACAGCGCGCTGGCCCTGGCACTGCAGATCCCCACGCAGAACACCCAG